DNA sequence from the Clostridia bacterium genome:
TGGTTTGCCAAAAATCTTAGAAGGTCTTCTTTGTGTACTTGTAAATACAAGGCTCAAAAACGATCCTACATCAGGCATAAATCCGTCTTTTGTTGGGCAATTTTTGTCAGGATGCGTAGCAAAAAAAGGTACACCCTGTCTTATAAATCTGCATAAAACATCTAATTCGTTATATGTAAATGCGGTATGAAAACCCATTATAACAATGTCAGGATTGTCTTGAGTAAGTTTTACACCCATATTTTGAAATTCGGCTTTTAATGCAGGCGTTCCAAACAGATATACAGACTTATCAGCAAAATGCCTTAATATATAGTCTATAGTAACTATACCGCTTGTAATGATTTCATCCAAAGATGCCGAAAAACCCAAAGCGGTTAATTTTTTTAGATACTCGTCCCTGCTTTTTGAACTATTGTTGGTAAGATAACATACTTTCTTGCCGCATTGTTTTATATGGTTGATAGCTTCAATCGCTCCAGGTATTACAGTATTATCAAGGTAAATCGTGCCGTCCATATCCAGCAAAAACAACTCGGTATCATTTAGTCTTTGGTATTCCATATATGCGTTATACTCCTTCTAGATACATATCCAAAATTCCTGTCATTTTGACAAAAGACAGCATTGTAAACTTTGAACTTGAATCTGGTGCTAATCCAAGCATAAGCATAATATCGGATTCTGTCAAATACTTGGTTGTCCAAAATCCTGCATCTTTATAAATCCTTTTAAAAATTTTTTCTAACTTTTGGAAAAAAACATAATATTCATCCAGCTTTGTTTTTAAGTCATCTTTATATTCATTCCATTTGTATTGCATTATCTCCCATTGTTCTGCATTGTCAACCATATATATTTTTTTTAATGCAACCAGCTCGCTAAGCCCCAGATAGTCCGTTAATTTTTCCAGCCGTAATGTGTTATCAGGCGGGCAAAAAAAGGTTTCGATTTTTAATTTTTCTAACCAAACTTTGTATGCGCGAAAAATGAGTTTTGCACATAAGATTAGGTTTTCTCCCCTGTTTCTTAGCTCTTTATTTTCTTTTAAAAAAAACATCTCCAAAACATTATACATACTGTCTTCTCCGCCGCCCATAAGCCGTGGATTCTGGGCAAACTGGCATATAGCGGACAGCTTTAGCTGCGTTTGAATCATATCAAAAATTACGGATTTGTCGCCGTATAATATGTTTCCAGCATTTTGACAAAAATTTTTTATGATACTTAATGCAGCTTGAGCAAGGCTATAATCACAACTTTCATTATTAAATATATTTGAAAAATGCCAATCCCAAAGGGCTGTCAATTTGGATGCCAAAACTCCTAAACCATTACCCAACGAACTTTGAGAGATATCCATAATAGACATATCTACACATACAATCTGGGGCGTTACAGTGGTAAACATATCTTTTATTCCGTTATGATATGCGCATACATAAGGCGATATTGCAGTATCGCATTCTGGAGTGGTTATATACAATACTAAAGGCAGTTTGCTAGAAGAACTTATGAGCTTGGCAGTTTCTATAACCTTATAACCGCCAACACCTATTATAAGTCTGGTATCGTCTTTTAAATTAGCTGTAAAACGTTCTGCCGCTTTTATCGATACTATATTTTCTTGCATGACAAAATCATCTGCAAAAAATTCTCTTGAACAAAAAGCGCCTTTTAGGCTTTGAGTAAAATCATACCACTCTTTAGAACATAAGAATAAAATTCTAAAACCTTTTCCGTAAAATTGATTAATTGAATTATAAAAACTTTCGAATGGATTAAAGTCAATAATAATATCTTTTAAAGGCAAAGAATATTCCTTGCCGTCATCTGAAACTATAGCACGGTTTATTAAAAATTGAATGTTATTTTTTTCTATATCTTTGATGTTAGTCATATCAGAACTTATAAGCCAAATAAACGGCAGCTTAGCTATTATATAATACAAAACACTTTAAGGTTTGGCTAAGTTTGTCGAAACAGAGGTTTTTATATAACGCAAAATTTAACTTATAAATAATTATTGACCTAAGAATTTAGGTCAATACAAGATTTTTATCAGTCGCCCAAAATCACTTTGCCCTCTAGCCATGCGTCAAAAATTCCTTCTAAGTCCTTTTTGCTGGTATCCTCAAATGCTCCTATCAGGTCTTTGGGCTTAGCTATCTTGAACTTTGAACGTTCATAATATTTTTTTAACGATGCAAAAAAGTCATCGTCTCCTATTATTTTTCTTATATTGTAAAACATAAGCTCGCCCTTTATATAAGTCATGCAAACATATTCATATTCATTTTTATAGGCATAGCTAGGGCGGTTCATACTCGAATCTACTTCGCC
Encoded proteins:
- a CDS encoding iron-containing alcohol dehydrogenase; amino-acid sequence: MYYIIAKLPFIWLISSDMTNIKDIEKNNIQFLINRAIVSDDGKEYSLPLKDIIIDFNPFESFYNSINQFYGKGFRILFLCSKEWYDFTQSLKGAFCSREFFADDFVMQENIVSIKAAERFTANLKDDTRLIIGVGGYKVIETAKLISSSSKLPLVLYITTPECDTAISPYVCAYHNGIKDMFTTVTPQIVCVDMSIMDISQSSLGNGLGVLASKLTALWDWHFSNIFNNESCDYSLAQAALSIIKNFCQNAGNILYGDKSVIFDMIQTQLKLSAICQFAQNPRLMGGGEDSMYNVLEMFFLKENKELRNRGENLILCAKLIFRAYKVWLEKLKIETFFCPPDNTLRLEKLTDYLGLSELVALKKIYMVDNAEQWEIMQYKWNEYKDDLKTKLDEYYVFFQKLEKIFKRIYKDAGFWTTKYLTESDIMLMLGLAPDSSSKFTMLSFVKMTGILDMYLEGV
- a CDS encoding HAD-IIA family hydrolase gives rise to the protein MEYQRLNDTELFLLDMDGTIYLDNTVIPGAIEAINHIKQCGKKVCYLTNNSSKSRDEYLKKLTALGFSASLDEIITSGIVTIDYILRHFADKSVYLFGTPALKAEFQNMGVKLTQDNPDIVIMGFHTAFTYNELDVLCRFIRQGVPFFATHPDKNCPTKDGFMPDVGSFLSLVFTSTQRRPSKIFGKPYKYMVEYLKNKFDTNPKNMAMIGDRLSTDIKFGKKFGLLSVLVLSGETDQKMLSQSKVKPDQVLSSIEDLIDILK
- a CDS encoding M1 family aminopeptidase yields the protein WLDEGLTEYTTTVFYEKNPSYGQSHGDRIMQTLQQYLIYIEMHKSVYGEVDSSMNRPSYAYKNEYEYVCMTYIKGELMFYNIRKIIGDDDFFASLKKYYERSKFKIAKPKDLIGAFEDTSKKDLEGIFDAWLEGKVILGD